A window from Salvia miltiorrhiza cultivar Shanhuang (shh) chromosome 2, IMPLAD_Smil_shh, whole genome shotgun sequence encodes these proteins:
- the LOC131010735 gene encoding agamous-like MADS-box protein AGL104, translating to MGRVKLQIKKIENTTNRQVTFSKRRNGLIKKAYELSVLCDVDVALIMFSPSGRVSIFSGNRSIEEVMARFVNLPEHERGRLHNQEYLERALGKLKSEADRTYNQAATSPASNSIIHTQVEEMQQELIRYRCQLEDAEKKLRIYEGEISTLGEAEYREQVLEENLKHIRLRKHVLQDQHSSPGAQTSQVMSYASHTTDMNVLGARNPDNVLDWLPQRDPQVQILNFLDSNGLLPMRDQPQRMESILPQSLTLVHAPSVHVYNHLSPSRSIEDDVQRSEFGPAIDVNLSPWAELYPTGNDPFPTAQPRERALLELYLSQLTPVNQDHI from the exons ATGGGAAGAGTTAAACTCCAGATCAAGAAAATCGAGAACACAACAAACAGGCAGGTCACTTTCTCCAAGAGAAGAAATGGACTCATCAAGAAAGCTTATGAGCTTTCTGTTCTTTGCGATGTCGATGTTGCTCTCATCATGTTCTCCCCTTCTGGCAGAGTTAGCATCTTCTCCGGAAACAGaag CATCGAAGAGGTCATGGCGCGATTTGTTAATCTTCCCGAGCATGAGAGAGGAAG GCTACATAACCAGGAG TACCTAGAAAGGGCCCTCGGAAAGTTGAAATCTGAAGCGGATCGGACATACAATCAAGCTGCTACAAG CCCAGCTAGCAATAGCATTATTCATACTCAGGTTGAG GAAATGCAGCAAGAATTAATCAGATACAGGTGCCAGCTTGAAGATGCAGAGAAAAAATTGAG GATTTATGAAGGCGAGATTTCGACATTGGGTGAGGCTGAGTATAGAGAACAAGTTCTTGAAGAAAATCTGAAGCACATTAGGCTGCGAAAG CATGTTCTGCAGGACCAGCACAGCTCCCCTGGCGCCCAAACTTCACAG GTGATGAGTTATGCCTCACACACTACAGATATGAATGTTTTGGGTGCAAGAAATCCAGACAATGTATTGGATTGGCTTCCACAGAGGGATCCACAAGTTCAAATCCTCAATTTCTTGGACTCCAATGGCTTACTCCCTATGAG GGATCAGCCTCAACGGATGGAGAGCATCCTCCCGCAGTCGCTGACTCTCGTGCATGCTCCAAGCGTGCACGTTTACAACCACTTGAGCCCGAGCAGGAGCATCGAAGACGACGTGCAGAGGTCTGAATTCGGACCGGCTATTGATGTTAACCTGTCCCCGTGGGCTGAATTGTACCCTACAG GAAATGATCCTTTTCCGACGGCGCAGCCGAGAGAACGAGCTCTTCTTGAACTGTATCTATCACAGCTTACACCAGTCAATCAAGATCATATTTGA
- the LOC131010734 gene encoding cytochrome P450 81Q32-like, translating into MEFSVSHFLFISWLLFVLYLLFRPFLLTKTLNYPPSPPLSLPILGHLYLFKKPLHQTLAKISQKYGPILLLQFGSRPVLVVSSPAATEECFTKNDVVFANRPRLLAGKHLGYGYTSLVWASYGDHWRNLRRIATVEMLSAHRVQTFAGVRRDDVRRLVRRLLSGGRESEDGYRVVEMKSAFFEMTLNVMMMMIGGKRYYDDVPGNSDERLRFKEIVTETFQVSGATNIGDFVPILRWFGMDKIESKLKALQEKRDNFMQDLIEEHRNINSEKQRTTTLIDVLLSLQENDPQNYKDEIIRGMMQVMLSAGTDTSSSTMEWAMSLLLNNPDALIKARAEIDRQVGHSRLVDDSDLPHLPYLQSVIKETFRVCPVGPMLVPHESSAACTVGGYRVPRGTMLLVNTWAIQRDPKVWDHPMEFKPERFIGIEEKKEGSFALMPFGYGRRGCPGENMALRVIGLALASLIQCFEWARLDKEMVDMAGSPGLTMPKTQPLVARCRPRLAVAELLKHI; encoded by the exons ATGGAATTCTCAGTCTCACACTTCCTCTTCATTTCCTGGCTTCTCTTTGTTTTGTATCTACTATTCCGCCCATTTCTCCTCACGAAAACCTTAAATTACCCTCCAAGCCCGCCGCTCTCACTCCCAATTCTCGGCCACCTCTATCTCTTCAAAAAACCCTTGCATCAAACCCTAGCCAAAATCTCCCAAAAATATGGCCCCATCCTGCTGCTCCAGTTCGGCTCCCGCCCCGTGCTCGTCGTCTCCTCCCCCGCCGCGACGGAGGAATGCTTCACCAAGAACGACGTCGTCTTCGCCAATCGCCCGAGGCTGCTGGCCGGAAAACACCTCGGCTACGGCTATACCTCCCTCGTCTGGGCCTCCTACGGCGACCACTGGCGCAACCTCCGCCGCATCGCCACCGTCGAGATGCTCTCAGCCCACCGCGTCCAGACGTTCGCCGGCGTGCGGCGGGACGATGTCCGCCGCCTCGTGCGCCGCCTTCTCAGCGGCGGCAGAGAGAGCGAGGACGGATACCGAGTAGTTGAGATGAAATCCGCCTTCTTCGAGATGACGCTGAacgtgatgatgatgatgatcggCGGGAAGCGATACTACGACGACGTTCCGGGGAATTCGGATGAGAGGTTGAGGTTCAAGGAGATCGTGACGGAGACTTTCCAAGTCAGCGGCGCCACCAATATCGGCGATTTCGTGCCGATTTTGCGATGGTTTGGGATGGATAAGATTGAAAGCAAGCTCAAGGCGTTGCAAGAGAAGAGGGATAATTTCATGCAGGATTTGATCGAGGAGCACAGAAATATCAATTCGGAGAAACAGAGGACTACGACGTTGATCGATGTGCTTTTGTCGTTACAAGAGAATGATCCTCAAAATTACAAAGATGAGATCATTAGAGGCATGATGCAG GTGATGTTGTCGGCTGGCACGGAcacatcatcatcaacaatGGAATGGGCAATGTCGCTCCTACTCAACAATCCGGACGCACTAATAAAGGCACGAGCCGAGATTGACCGTCAGGTCGGTCATTCTCGACTCGTCGATGATTCTGACCTCCCTCACCTGCCCTATCTACAAAGTGTAATAAAAGAGACATTTCGTGTGTGCCCGGTGGGGCCGATGCTCGTGCCACACGAGTCATCGGCGGCATGCACGGTCGGGGGGTACCGGGTGCCACGTGGGACAATGTTGTTGGTGAATACATGGGCCATACAAAGAGATCCCAAGGTGTGGGATCATCCAATGGAGTTTAAGCCCGAGAGATTCATTGGTATCGAAGAGAAAAAGGAAGGGTCGTTTGCGTTGATGCCGTTTGGATATGGGAGGAGAGGGTGCCCCGGTGAGAACATGGCGTTACGTGTCATAGGCCTAGCCCTCGCATCACTCATTCAGTGCTTTGAATGGGCGCGCCTTGATAAGGAGATGGTCGATATGGCCGGATCGCCGGGGCTTACTATGCCCAAGACTCAGCCGCTTGTGGCGAGATGTAGGCCACGGTTGGCCGTGGCGGAATTGCTTAAACATATTTGA
- the LOC131010736 gene encoding putative cyclin-A3-1, translating into MAEQENCVRVTRLAARKRAAEETLQRSTNKRVVLGEIQNVLGLDGKSNRVDKKKTRPKTKRNVRKGEKAFDSNVEEKSDDPQMCATYASDIYQYLHKMEKEPSRRPSLDYIEKVQRDVSANMRGILVDWLVEVAEEYRLQSDTLYLTVSYIDRFLSANVITRQRLQLLGVSSMLIACKYEEINPAHVEDFCYITDNTYTREEVMKMESDVLTSLKFEMGSPTTKTFLRRFTRIAQGDDESYNLELEFLGCYLAELSLLDYECLKFLPSLVAASVILLSRFTLHPKLHPWNSALQQYSKYKASDLKECVGILLDLQSKRRGSTLVAIREKYKQHKFKCVSTLSPPLEVPESLFKDEV; encoded by the exons ATGGCGGAACAAGAAAACTGCGTGAGAGTCACCCGCTTGGCGGCGAGGAAGAGAGCTGCGGAGGAGACGCTGCAGCGGAGCACGAACAAGAGAGTGGTATTGGGTGAGATTCAGAACGTTCTAGGTTTGGATGGAAAGTCGAATAGGGTTGATAAGAAGAAAACGAGGCCCAAGACCAAGAGGAATGTCAGGAAAGGGGAAAAGGCTTTTGACTCCAATGTGGAAGAGAAATCTGATGACCCGCAGATGTGTGCAACCTATGCTTCCGATATATATCAATATCTTCACAAAATGGAG AAGGAGCCGAGTAGAAGGCCGTCTTTAGATTACATCGAGAAAGTTCAGAGAGATGTGAGTGCAAACATGAGAGGGATTTTGGTGGATTGGTTAGTGGAGGTTGCGGAGGAGTACAGACTTCAATCGGATACGTTGTATCTAACAGTGTCATATATTGACAGATTCTTATCTGCGAATGTTATTACCAGGCAAAGGCTTCAGCTTCTTGGAGTTTCTTCAATGCTCATTGCCTG CAAATATGAGGAGATCAATCCTGCACACGTGGAAGACTTCTGTTACATCACTGATAACACGTATACTAGAGAAGAGGTGATGAAGATGGAGTCTGATGTGCTCACATCTCTCAAGTTTGAAATGGGAAGTCCTACTACAAAGACATTTCTCCG TCGATTCACTAGGATTGCTCAAGGAGATGATGAG AGCTACAACTTGGAGTTGGAGTTCCTAGGTTGCTACCTAGCTGAGTTGAGTTTGCTCGATTACGAATGTTTGAAGTTTTTGCCTTCATTGGTGGCTGCCTCGGTCATATTACTCTCAAGATTCACTCTCCATCCTAAGCTACATCCCTGG AACTCAGCTCTGCAGCAATATTCAAAATACAAAGCATCCGATTTAAAAGAATGTGTAGGCATCCTTCTTGACTTGCAGTCGAAGAGGAGAGGAAGCACACTAGTTGCTATCCGGGAGAAATACAAGCaacacaag TTCAAATGTGTGTCAACTCTGTCTCCGCCTTTGGAAGTACCAGAATCCTTGTTCAAAGATGAAGTTTAG